A genomic segment from Triticum dicoccoides isolate Atlit2015 ecotype Zavitan chromosome 1A, WEW_v2.0, whole genome shotgun sequence encodes:
- the LOC119287482 gene encoding protein PHYTOCHROME KINASE SUBSTRATE 1-like — MEHTRNGDLKVSYEQELFGRRRNSTLPAYPDLIREGMATGPARAPVPPKSTPSRRRTYADGELDVFSAERYFKGAMDGDSKEGSATPVETVATVSRPAVPASKPTSTCASAASAGSAATANSQTVLLRDARSHPGYSSKKCCLQVGALLRPCSGKRAVRVNGGPATETTESSKLAASGVEWYRDLRMQKAGLGLAGGSHRGVVAGLPPNLNLGASQVATVGREEKAVEYSSASFRKGSFTLQAPVKVSCGGGDDDDDDGGSESSSDLFEIKSLMIGDCPYEPSEASIQWSVVTASAVDMSAAPERSGGRGRPPVAVRQNRDRPVGLLTGCVSRRAVDVSPMAAVRRFPDPPGRRRIDG; from the coding sequence atggagcacacAAGAAATGGTGATTTGAAGGTCAGTTATGAGCAGGAGCTGTTCGGGCGGCGCCGGAACAGCACCTTACCGGCCTACCCGGATCTCATCAGGGAGGGCATGGCCACCGGCCCGGCAAGGGCGCCAGTGCCGCCGAAGAGCACGCCGAGCCGGCGGCGCACTTACGCTGACGGCGAGCTCGACGTGTTCTCGGCTGAGCGTTACTTCAAGGGTGCAATGGACGGCGACAGCAAGGAGGGCTCCGCCACGCCTGTGGAGACTGTGGCCACGGTGTCGAGGCCAGCTGTGCCGGCGAGCAAGCCGACGTCGACGTGCGCGTCGGCGGCGAGCGCTGGCTCGGCGGCCACTGCCAACAGCCAGACCGTGCTCCTCCGGGACGCGCGCAGCCACCCGGGATACAGCAGCAAGAAGTGCTGCCTGCAGGTCGGGGCGCTCCTGCGTCCGTGCTCCGGGAAGCGGGCCGTGCGCGTTAACGGCGGCCCGGCGACGGAGACGACAGAATCGAGCAAGCTGGCGGCGAGCGGGGTCGAGTGGTATAGAGACCTGAGGATGCAGAAGGCTGGCCTCGGGCTAGCCGGCGGCAGCCACCGTGGTGTGGTGGCTGGCCTCCCGCCAAATTTGAATCTCGGCGCTTCACAAGTGGCAACAGTAGGGAGGGAGGAGAAGGCGGTCGAGTACTCGAGCGCGAGCTTTAGGAAAGGAAGCTTCACTCTTCAGGCTCCGGTCAAAGTCAGCTGCGGcggaggcgacgacgacgacgacgatggcgggagCGAGTCGAGCTCGGACCTGTTCGAGATCAAGAGCCTCATGATCGGCGACTGCCCGTACGAGCCAAGCGAGGCGAGCATCCAGTGGAGCGTGGTGACCGCGAGCGCCGTGGACATGTCCGCCGCGCCGGAGCGCAGTGGCGGCCGCGGGAGGCCCCCGGTGGCTGTGAGGCAGAACCGGGACCGGCCGGTTGGGCTACTAACGGGGTGCGTGAGCCGCAGGGCAGTGGATGTGTCGCCTATGGCCGCGGTGCGCAGGTTCCCCGACCCGCCGGGGCGCCGGCGCATCGATGGGTGA